From the Micromonospora sediminicola genome, one window contains:
- a CDS encoding glutamyl-tRNA reductase, whose translation MKLLVVGASYRTAPVATLEQLAVPPADLTRTLDRLVAQPYVAEAALVSTCNRVEVYAAVSGFHGGLGDICAVLAEQAGCPPAALAPHLYVHYDAAAVDHVFRVAAGLDSMVVGEAQILGQLRDAYHSATGADTAGRLLHELMQQALRVGKRAHAETNIDRAGQSVVTAALDLAADLLDGDLTGRPAMVVGAGAMGSLGVATLSRQGAGPLTVTNRGAARAVRLAESYGATAVPMAELVEALATVDVVVAATAATEPVLTRDVVTRALSRRDADRGPLVLLDLAVPRDVEAGVAELPGVEVIDIDRMAAILADGPAAADAAEVTRIVTGEVEAFLSWLRGADVAPTVAALRGRADDVVTTELRRLGQRRPDLSDDQRAEVARTVHRVVQRLLHQPTVRVRQLAAEPGGNQYAALLRELFDLEVPQTSPVDTVPDVVATDLDGRSSFDAADVPPTGGAR comes from the coding sequence GTGAAACTGCTCGTCGTCGGCGCGTCCTACCGCACCGCCCCGGTCGCCACCCTGGAACAGCTGGCCGTCCCGCCCGCGGACCTCACCCGCACGCTGGACCGGCTGGTCGCCCAGCCGTACGTGGCCGAGGCCGCCCTGGTCTCCACCTGCAACCGGGTCGAGGTCTACGCCGCCGTCTCCGGCTTCCACGGCGGCCTCGGCGACATCTGCGCGGTCCTGGCCGAGCAGGCCGGTTGCCCGCCGGCGGCGCTCGCCCCCCACCTCTACGTGCACTACGACGCCGCCGCCGTGGACCACGTGTTCCGGGTCGCCGCCGGGCTGGACTCGATGGTGGTCGGCGAGGCGCAGATCCTCGGCCAGCTCCGTGACGCCTACCACTCGGCCACCGGCGCGGACACCGCCGGCCGCCTGCTGCACGAGCTGATGCAGCAGGCGCTGCGGGTCGGCAAGCGCGCGCACGCCGAGACCAACATCGACCGGGCCGGGCAGAGCGTGGTCACCGCCGCCCTCGACCTCGCCGCCGACCTGCTCGACGGCGACCTGACCGGGCGACCCGCCATGGTGGTCGGCGCCGGGGCGATGGGCTCGCTGGGCGTGGCCACCCTCTCCCGGCAGGGCGCCGGCCCGCTCACCGTCACCAACCGCGGCGCCGCCCGCGCGGTCCGGCTCGCCGAGTCGTACGGCGCGACCGCCGTGCCGATGGCCGAGCTGGTCGAGGCGCTCGCCACGGTGGACGTCGTGGTCGCCGCCACCGCCGCCACCGAGCCGGTGCTCACCCGGGACGTGGTGACCCGGGCGCTGTCCCGCCGGGACGCCGACCGGGGCCCGCTGGTCCTGCTCGACCTGGCCGTCCCGCGTGACGTCGAGGCCGGCGTCGCCGAGCTGCCCGGCGTCGAGGTGATCGACATCGACCGGATGGCGGCGATCCTCGCCGACGGGCCGGCCGCCGCCGACGCCGCCGAGGTGACCCGGATCGTCACCGGCGAGGTCGAGGCGTTCCTGAGCTGGCTGCGCGGCGCCGACGTGGCCCCGACCGTGGCCGCCCTGCGCGGCCGGGCCGACGACGTGGTCACCACCGAGCTGCGCCGGCTCGGCCAGCGCCGCCCCGACCTCAGCGACGACCAGCGCGCCGAGGTGGCCCGCACCGTGCACCGGGTCGTGCAGCGGCTGCTGCACCAGCCGACCGTACGGGTCCGCCAGCTCGCCGCCGAGCCCGGCGGCAACCAGTACGCGGCCCTGCTGCGCGAGCTGTTCGACCTGGAAGTTCCGCAGACGTCCCCGGTCGACACCGTCCCCGACGTGGTCGCCACCGACCTCGACGGCCGCTCGTCGTTCGACGCGGCCGACGTTCCGCCCACCGGAGGTGCGCGATGA
- the hemC gene encoding hydroxymethylbilane synthase — MTAPLRLGTRGSTLAMAQSGHVAEALTAATGRPVELVEVVTAGDRSSAPVHRLGVGVFVSALRDALTAREIDFAVHSYKDLPTAAAPGLHIAAVPPRQDPRDALVATDGRTLAELPPGARIGTGALRRIAQLHALGMQFEVTPIRGNIDTRLGRVLGPDADLDAVVLARAGLTRIGRADVITETLDPMLMLPAPAQGALAVECRADDQDLVELLALLDHAPSRAAITAERALLATLEAGCSAPVAAYGELAEGETGEEIYLRGAVISPDGTRDLRLSRTGTPADAAEIGKALAAELLELGADSILGQEGHTGPGTQQLGSTE, encoded by the coding sequence ATGACCGCCCCCCTGCGCCTCGGCACCCGGGGCAGCACCCTGGCGATGGCCCAGTCCGGCCACGTGGCCGAGGCCCTCACCGCGGCCACCGGCCGCCCGGTCGAGCTGGTCGAGGTGGTGACCGCCGGCGACCGCTCCTCCGCCCCGGTGCACCGGCTCGGTGTCGGCGTCTTCGTCTCCGCGCTGCGCGACGCGCTGACCGCCCGGGAGATCGACTTCGCGGTCCACTCGTACAAGGACCTGCCCACCGCGGCGGCGCCCGGCCTGCACATCGCTGCGGTGCCGCCGCGGCAGGACCCGCGCGACGCGCTCGTCGCCACGGACGGCCGTACGCTCGCCGAGCTGCCGCCCGGCGCGCGGATCGGCACCGGCGCGCTGCGCCGGATCGCCCAGTTGCACGCGCTGGGCATGCAGTTCGAGGTCACCCCGATCCGGGGCAACATCGACACCCGGCTCGGCCGGGTGCTCGGCCCGGACGCCGACCTCGACGCCGTCGTGCTGGCCCGGGCCGGGCTCACCCGGATCGGGCGCGCCGACGTCATCACCGAGACGCTCGACCCGATGCTGATGCTGCCCGCGCCCGCCCAGGGCGCGCTGGCGGTGGAGTGCCGGGCCGACGACCAGGACCTGGTCGAGCTGCTCGCGCTGCTCGACCACGCGCCGTCCCGCGCCGCGATCACCGCGGAGCGGGCGCTGCTGGCCACCCTGGAGGCCGGGTGCAGCGCACCGGTGGCCGCCTACGGCGAACTCGCCGAGGGTGAGACCGGTGAGGAGATCTACCTGCGCGGTGCGGTGATCAGCCCGGACGGTACCCGTGACCTCCGACTGTCCCGCACCGGAACGCCCGCCGACGCGGCGGAGATCGGCAAGGCACTCGCCGCCGAACTCCTCGAACTCGGCGCCGACTCGATCCTCGGCCAAGAAGGACACACCGGCCCGGGGACCCAGCAACTTGGGAGCACAGAATGA
- a CDS encoding uroporphyrinogen-III synthase — MTRTRKPVGRIAFVGAGPGDPGLLTRRALDALVEADHVVYDRGVPESLLTHVRAQARSDAEFSPAEGVPGDVAKVLISAARSGQNAVHLVAGDPFGHDSVVKEVQAVARTAAHFEVVPGVGQAEGVATYAGVPLPGVRTAADVEDVTTLDFDALAAAVGRGSLALAVDAGDLAAVRDGLLAAGIDGTTPVGVTGDGTGETQYTTTSSVDSFVAAALGFTGRVVLTVGAGVTDRDKLSWWENRPLYGWKVLVPRTKEQAGAMSARLRAYGAIPCEVPTIAVEPPRTPAQMERAVKGLVDGRYAWVIFTSVNAVRAVWEKFGEHGLDARHFGGVKIACIGEATADAVRAFGIQPELVPAGEQSSEGLLAEFSPHDEILDPVGRVLLPRADIATETLAAGLTERGWEVDDVTAYRTVRAAPPPAEIRDAIKSGGFDAVLFTSSSTVRNLVGIAGKPHARTVVAVIGPKTAETATEFGLRVDVQPPHASVPDLVEALAAYAVELREKLAAMPAKQRRGSKVQGPTALRFR; from the coding sequence ATGACCCGCACCCGTAAGCCCGTAGGCCGGATCGCTTTCGTCGGGGCCGGCCCCGGCGACCCGGGCCTGCTGACCCGCCGGGCGCTCGACGCCCTGGTCGAGGCCGACCACGTGGTGTACGACCGGGGAGTCCCCGAGTCGCTGCTGACCCACGTCCGCGCCCAGGCCAGGTCCGACGCCGAGTTCAGCCCCGCCGAGGGCGTGCCCGGGGACGTGGCGAAGGTGCTGATCTCCGCGGCCCGGTCCGGGCAGAACGCCGTGCACCTGGTGGCCGGTGACCCGTTCGGCCACGACTCGGTGGTCAAGGAGGTGCAGGCGGTGGCGCGCACCGCCGCGCACTTCGAGGTGGTGCCGGGCGTCGGCCAGGCCGAGGGCGTCGCCACCTACGCGGGCGTCCCGCTGCCGGGCGTACGCACCGCCGCCGACGTCGAGGACGTCACCACGCTGGACTTCGACGCGCTCGCCGCGGCCGTGGGCCGGGGCTCGCTGGCGCTCGCCGTGGACGCCGGTGACCTCGCCGCCGTCCGGGACGGGCTGCTGGCGGCCGGCATCGACGGCACCACCCCGGTCGGCGTGACCGGGGACGGCACCGGCGAGACGCAGTACACCACCACGTCGAGCGTCGACTCCTTCGTCGCGGCGGCGCTCGGCTTCACCGGCCGGGTGGTGCTCACCGTCGGCGCGGGCGTCACCGACCGCGACAAGCTGAGCTGGTGGGAGAACCGGCCGCTGTACGGCTGGAAGGTGCTGGTGCCCCGCACCAAGGAGCAGGCCGGCGCGATGAGCGCGCGGCTGCGCGCGTACGGGGCGATCCCGTGCGAGGTGCCGACCATCGCGGTCGAGCCGCCGCGCACCCCGGCCCAGATGGAGCGGGCGGTCAAGGGCCTGGTCGACGGCCGCTACGCCTGGGTGATCTTCACCTCGGTGAACGCGGTGCGGGCGGTCTGGGAGAAGTTCGGCGAGCACGGCCTGGACGCCCGGCACTTCGGCGGCGTCAAGATCGCCTGCATCGGTGAGGCGACCGCCGACGCGGTCCGCGCGTTCGGCATCCAGCCGGAGCTGGTCCCCGCCGGGGAGCAGTCCTCCGAGGGCCTGCTGGCCGAGTTCTCGCCGCACGACGAGATCCTCGACCCGGTCGGCCGGGTGCTGCTCCCGCGCGCCGACATCGCCACCGAGACCCTCGCGGCCGGCCTCACCGAGCGCGGCTGGGAGGTCGACGACGTGACCGCGTACCGGACCGTGCGGGCGGCGCCGCCGCCGGCCGAGATCCGCGACGCGATCAAGTCGGGCGGGTTCGACGCGGTGCTCTTCACCTCGTCCTCCACGGTGCGGAACCTGGTCGGCATCGCCGGGAAGCCGCACGCGCGTACCGTTGTTGCCGTGATCGGGCCCAAGACGGCGGAGACCGCGACGGAGTTCGGCCTGCGGGTCGACGTCCAGCCGCCGCACGCCTCGGTCCCCGACCTGGTGGAGGCGCTCGCCGCCTACGCCGTCGAGCTGCGCGAGAAGCTCGCCGCCATGCCGGCGAAGCAGCGCCGCGGCTCGAAGGTGCAGGGCCCGACCGCCCTGAGGTTCCGCTGA
- the hemB gene encoding porphobilinogen synthase, with protein sequence MPYPEIRPRRLRRNAAVRRLVSETRVDPAELVVPMFVKEGLTEPRAVASLPGVLQHSRDSLRKAAVEAVQAGVGGIMLFGVPSTRDETGSGGLDPDGILNVAIRDVISEVGDATVVMSDLCLDEFTSHGHCGLLTPDGGVDNDATLAAYAEMAVAQADAGVHVVGPSGMMDGQVGVVRRALDAAGHQDVAVLAYAVKYASAFFGPFRDAVESALEGDRRGYQQDPANLRESLREVALDVAEGADMVMVKPALPYLDVVSAVRAAVDVPVAAYQVSGEYAMVEAAAANGWIDRERVMLETLTSIRRAGAQIILTYWAVEAAQLLRERY encoded by the coding sequence ATGCCGTACCCCGAGATCCGGCCCCGCCGGCTGCGTCGCAACGCGGCCGTGCGGCGGCTGGTCTCCGAGACCCGCGTCGACCCGGCCGAACTGGTCGTGCCGATGTTCGTCAAGGAGGGGCTGACCGAGCCGAGGGCCGTCGCGTCGCTCCCGGGGGTGCTCCAGCACTCCCGGGACTCGCTGCGCAAGGCGGCCGTCGAGGCGGTCCAGGCCGGGGTCGGCGGGATCATGCTGTTCGGGGTGCCGTCGACGCGGGACGAGACCGGCTCCGGCGGCCTCGACCCGGACGGCATCCTCAACGTGGCCATCCGGGACGTGATCTCCGAGGTCGGCGACGCCACAGTGGTGATGAGCGACCTGTGCCTGGACGAGTTCACCTCGCACGGGCACTGCGGCCTGCTCACCCCCGACGGCGGCGTGGACAACGACGCCACGCTCGCCGCGTACGCGGAGATGGCGGTCGCCCAGGCCGACGCCGGGGTCCACGTGGTCGGGCCGTCCGGGATGATGGACGGCCAGGTCGGCGTGGTCCGCAGGGCCCTGGACGCCGCCGGGCACCAGGACGTCGCGGTGCTCGCGTACGCGGTCAAGTACGCCTCCGCCTTCTTCGGCCCGTTCCGGGACGCGGTGGAGTCGGCGCTGGAGGGCGACCGGCGTGGCTACCAGCAGGACCCGGCGAACCTGCGGGAGTCGCTGCGTGAGGTCGCGCTGGACGTCGCCGAGGGTGCCGACATGGTGATGGTCAAGCCGGCCCTGCCCTACCTCGACGTGGTGTCGGCGGTCCGGGCCGCGGTGGACGTCCCGGTCGCCGCCTACCAGGTCTCCGGCGAGTACGCGATGGTCGAGGCCGCCGCCGCGAACGGCTGGATCGACCGGGAGCGGGTCATGCTGGAGACGCTCACCTCGATCCGCCGGGCCGGCGCGCAGATCATCCTCACCTACTGGGCGGTCGAGGCGGCCCAGCTGCTCCGCGAGCGCTACTGA
- a CDS encoding lamin tail domain-containing protein produces MRPRRTIAALATTAAVTVTAIGVAPPAASAAPTDLFISEYVEGSSNNKAVELYNGTGAPVDLAAAGYQLQFHFNGATTSTNVALTGTVAAGDVFVFAAASAGPAILAQADQTYAGSLFNGDDAIVLRRGETVVDSLGQVGVDPGTEWGGGLTSTADNTLRRLPSVTAGDTDPSDPFDPAAQWAGFATDTFDGLGSHSVDGGGPVDQPPTLTCGGALTLEAGATATRAVTATDADDTVTDLAVTSVAPAPASGSISRTAFTPATAAGGTATATLTATGLPAGSYAVTVTSTDAEGGTATCTLTVQATSVLSVGEVQGRTADDESGRTDRSPLAPASGNGTSTLLYDVRGVITGKSLTRTSAGADQWGFYLQSRLGSEDGDPLTSDGLFVFMGSFTTLIGGYAPTVGDEVVLRGRVSEYFNQTQLSGASLVRKLDSGLDVDTAVRVADAVPPAEADAADLFWERHEGERMRVRAGSGVSAPRHIYSSTADSEIYVLDREDPVMKRSDPYARRVFRDAHPLDDIPGTLFDNGNNQRILLGAGGVKATAGDSRALLPEARTFDTLTEDAYGSVSYAFSKYSVQPEQLTLTGGADPAENNPPRPADRTSEVAVATYNVENLYDYRDDPFDGCDFAGNSGCPGVSPPFDYVPASPEAYTAKLGVQARQIVNSLHSPDLILVQEAEDQDICSVVDGNLTCGDTNNADGAPDTVQELALAVAANGGPAYAAAYDRTGADARGIASAFLYRTDRLTLAQATAADPLLGSAPTVTYRSAALPSNADVQNPKAFNAVLPEDVDRSTGVDGSNVYTRAAQLARFTVRAAPGSTENFTLWAVANHFSSGPDSRVGQRREQAAYGAAMVRAVEASDPSARVVYGGDLNVFPRPDDPIATGQNPTPSDQLAPLYQAGLHNLWDDLVADAPAAAYSYTFSGQAQTLDNMFVNDPMHDDLVQVRTAHINADYPTDAGQLGDRGASDHDPTVARFRSRAALRVADASVTEGDKGTRTMTFTVTVSRPLSEPALLCAATYGTTAQAGTDYDPYVGCRVLPAGRTSLDFPVTVRGDRKREADERLTLYVAGVPGLRLADPSGVGTILNDD; encoded by the coding sequence ATGCGCCCGCGCCGCACAATCGCCGCGCTCGCGACCACCGCCGCCGTCACCGTCACGGCCATCGGTGTCGCGCCCCCCGCGGCCAGCGCCGCGCCCACCGACCTGTTCATCTCCGAATACGTCGAGGGGTCGTCCAACAACAAGGCCGTCGAGCTGTACAACGGCACCGGCGCCCCGGTCGACCTGGCCGCCGCCGGCTACCAGCTCCAGTTCCACTTCAACGGCGCGACCACCTCCACCAACGTGGCGCTGACCGGCACCGTCGCCGCCGGGGACGTGTTCGTCTTCGCCGCCGCGTCGGCCGGGCCGGCGATCCTCGCCCAGGCCGACCAGACGTACGCCGGCTCGCTGTTCAACGGCGACGACGCGATCGTGCTGCGCCGGGGCGAGACCGTCGTCGACTCCCTCGGCCAGGTCGGCGTCGACCCGGGCACCGAGTGGGGCGGCGGGCTCACCAGCACGGCCGACAACACGCTGCGCCGGCTGCCCTCGGTGACCGCCGGCGACACAGACCCGTCGGACCCGTTCGACCCGGCCGCCCAGTGGGCCGGGTTCGCCACCGACACGTTCGACGGGCTGGGCAGCCACAGCGTCGACGGCGGCGGCCCGGTCGACCAGCCGCCGACGCTGACCTGTGGCGGCGCGCTGACGCTGGAGGCGGGCGCCACGGCCACCCGGGCGGTGACCGCGACCGACGCCGACGACACGGTCACCGACCTCGCGGTCACCTCGGTCGCGCCGGCGCCCGCGAGCGGCTCGATCAGCCGTACCGCGTTCACCCCGGCGACGGCGGCCGGCGGCACCGCCACCGCGACGCTGACCGCGACGGGCCTGCCGGCCGGCAGCTACGCGGTCACCGTGACCTCGACGGACGCCGAGGGCGGCACCGCCACCTGCACGCTCACCGTGCAGGCCACCAGCGTGCTGTCGGTGGGCGAGGTGCAGGGCCGCACCGCCGACGACGAGAGCGGCCGCACCGACCGGTCGCCGCTCGCGCCGGCCAGCGGCAACGGCACCAGCACCCTGCTGTACGACGTCCGGGGCGTGATCACCGGCAAGTCGCTGACCCGCACCTCGGCCGGGGCCGACCAGTGGGGCTTCTACCTGCAGAGCCGGCTCGGCAGCGAGGACGGCGACCCGCTCACCTCGGACGGTCTGTTCGTCTTCATGGGCTCGTTCACCACGCTGATCGGCGGCTACGCCCCCACCGTCGGGGACGAGGTCGTGCTGCGCGGGCGGGTCTCGGAATACTTCAACCAGACCCAGCTCTCCGGTGCCTCGCTGGTGCGCAAGCTCGACTCCGGGCTCGACGTGGACACCGCGGTCCGGGTGGCCGACGCGGTCCCGCCGGCCGAGGCGGACGCCGCCGACCTGTTCTGGGAGCGGCACGAGGGCGAGCGGATGCGGGTCCGGGCCGGCAGCGGTGTCTCCGCGCCCCGGCACATCTACTCCTCCACCGCCGACTCCGAGATCTACGTGCTGGACCGGGAGGACCCGGTGATGAAGCGGTCCGACCCGTACGCCCGCCGGGTGTTCCGGGACGCGCACCCGCTGGACGACATCCCGGGCACGCTCTTCGACAACGGCAACAACCAGCGGATCCTGCTGGGGGCCGGTGGCGTGAAGGCGACCGCCGGTGACTCCCGGGCGCTGCTGCCCGAGGCGCGCACGTTCGACACGCTCACCGAGGACGCCTACGGCTCCGTCTCGTACGCGTTCAGCAAGTACAGCGTGCAGCCCGAGCAGCTCACCCTGACCGGCGGCGCGGACCCGGCGGAGAACAACCCGCCACGCCCGGCGGACCGGACCAGCGAGGTCGCGGTCGCCACCTACAACGTGGAGAACCTGTACGACTACCGGGACGACCCGTTCGACGGCTGCGACTTCGCCGGCAACAGCGGCTGCCCCGGCGTCAGCCCGCCGTTCGACTACGTGCCGGCCAGCCCGGAGGCCTACACCGCCAAGCTGGGCGTGCAGGCGCGGCAGATCGTCAACTCGCTGCACAGCCCGGACCTGATCCTCGTGCAGGAGGCCGAGGACCAGGACATCTGCTCGGTGGTCGACGGCAACCTCACCTGCGGGGACACCAACAACGCCGACGGCGCGCCGGACACGGTGCAGGAGTTGGCGTTGGCCGTGGCGGCGAACGGCGGTCCCGCCTACGCCGCCGCGTACGACCGCACCGGCGCGGACGCCCGGGGCATCGCCTCGGCGTTCCTCTACCGCACCGACCGGCTGACGTTGGCCCAGGCCACCGCCGCCGACCCGCTGCTGGGCTCCGCCCCGACGGTCACGTACCGCTCGGCCGCGCTGCCGTCGAACGCGGACGTGCAGAACCCGAAGGCGTTCAACGCGGTGCTCCCCGAGGATGTGGACCGGTCCACCGGGGTGGACGGCAGCAACGTCTACACCCGCGCGGCGCAGCTGGCCCGCTTCACCGTCCGGGCGGCGCCCGGCTCGACCGAGAACTTCACGCTCTGGGCGGTGGCCAACCACTTCTCGTCCGGCCCGGACAGCCGGGTCGGGCAGCGCCGGGAGCAGGCCGCGTACGGCGCGGCGATGGTGCGGGCGGTCGAGGCGTCCGACCCGTCCGCCCGGGTGGTCTACGGCGGCGACCTGAACGTCTTCCCCCGCCCCGACGACCCGATCGCGACCGGGCAGAACCCCACCCCGTCGGACCAGCTCGCCCCGCTCTACCAGGCCGGCCTGCACAACCTTTGGGACGATCTGGTGGCGGACGCGCCGGCGGCGGCCTACTCGTACACCTTCAGCGGGCAGGCCCAGACGCTGGACAACATGTTCGTCAACGACCCGATGCACGACGACCTGGTGCAGGTGCGGACGGCGCACATCAACGCCGACTACCCCACCGACGCCGGGCAGCTGGGTGACCGGGGTGCCAGCGACCACGACCCGACGGTGGCCCGGTTCCGCTCCCGCGCCGCGCTGCGGGTGGCCGACGCCTCCGTCACCGAGGGCGACAAGGGCACCCGCACGATGACGTTCACCGTCACCGTGTCCCGCCCGCTCTCCGAGCCCGCCCTGCTCTGTGCCGCCACCTACGGCACGACCGCGCAGGCCGGGACGGACTACGACCCGTACGTGGGTTGCCGGGTGCTGCCCGCGGGTCGGACGTCGCTGGACTTCCCAGTCACCGTGCGCGGTGACCGCAAGCGCGAGGCGGACGAGCGGCTCACGCTCTACGTGGCCGGCGTGCCGGGGCTCCGGCTGGCCGACCCGTCCGGCGTCGGGACGATCCTGAACGACGACTGA
- a CDS encoding GNAT family N-acetyltransferase — translation MVREWDPRTASSAEIASLLDTLNAVLAADLPQDPPWRESSMREYLSEVMPGERRISWIAQDDPAPDGTPGDIVGHVHVLLLGGIGVLEVLVHPAVRRTGLGRELVRVAARRVWDEGFQSIGVEVVGDTPAVAFYEALGFTREYVETRSVLDLSTVDWPALAEMATEVGAGYHVEFWPGGPPDTLIEAYARAKAEVRDVDDGELRPSSYDPERLRDSLDTLHRRGMKPYIVLALHEQTGEVAGLTEVVVPAQHPTRADQYDTIVVRDHRGYGIDRAIKARMLLELRSAEPEVAEVQTWNAQANESMLKVNAELGYRTDRDWCEYGVDVAELVHRLDSHR, via the coding sequence ATGGTGCGCGAGTGGGACCCTCGGACCGCGTCGTCCGCCGAGATCGCGTCGCTGCTGGACACGCTGAACGCGGTCCTGGCGGCTGATCTGCCGCAGGATCCGCCCTGGCGGGAGAGCTCCATGCGGGAATACCTGTCCGAGGTGATGCCCGGCGAACGACGGATCTCCTGGATCGCCCAGGACGACCCGGCCCCGGACGGCACCCCCGGTGACATCGTCGGGCACGTCCACGTGCTCCTGCTCGGCGGGATCGGTGTGCTGGAGGTGCTGGTGCACCCGGCGGTCCGGCGCACCGGGCTCGGCCGCGAGCTGGTGCGGGTGGCCGCCCGCCGGGTCTGGGACGAGGGCTTCCAGTCGATCGGCGTCGAGGTGGTGGGCGACACCCCGGCCGTCGCGTTCTACGAGGCGCTGGGCTTCACCCGGGAATACGTGGAGACCCGCAGCGTGCTCGACCTGAGCACGGTGGACTGGCCGGCGCTCGCGGAGATGGCCACCGAGGTCGGCGCGGGCTACCACGTCGAGTTCTGGCCGGGCGGCCCGCCGGACACGCTGATCGAGGCGTACGCGCGGGCGAAGGCCGAGGTGCGCGACGTGGACGACGGCGAGCTGCGGCCCAGCTCCTACGATCCCGAGCGGCTGCGGGACAGCCTCGACACGCTGCACCGGCGGGGCATGAAGCCGTACATCGTGCTGGCGTTGCACGAGCAGACCGGCGAGGTGGCCGGCCTGACCGAGGTGGTGGTGCCGGCACAGCACCCCACCCGCGCCGACCAGTACGACACCATCGTGGTCCGGGACCACCGGGGCTACGGCATCGACCGGGCCATCAAGGCCCGGATGCTGCTGGAGTTGCGCTCGGCCGAGCCCGAGGTGGCCGAGGTGCAGACCTGGAACGCGCAGGCCAACGAGTCGATGCTCAAGGTCAACGCCGAGTTGGGCTACCGCACCGACCGCGACTGGTGTGAATACGGTGTGGACGTCGCCGAGCTGGTGCACCGGCTGGACAGTCACCGCTGA
- a CDS encoding lytic transglycosylase domain-containing protein encodes MGDTRRVVDGERRNTARPLRPAAPPDGGAGPVPRPRRASSGSSVPEKTPSTAESTPAGKSMSASRPASSEKSASTTTSTSATEQASTTEPASSTAEPASTSEPASSTAEPASAGESAGAGQPGVGGRRRRMPFAHAGPVRPRQLAVGAARATRDWSRRPSGRTTLPAMFLLALVGAATAAGAVLVPAAVRKPEPVAVEATSAAPVFGVPQTAPAPGLTGAPVLPGPTGPPGGLGPSGTPLPGGVTTAPALPTGRPADALAGWAQRVSGTTDVPAVALQAYGYAELVLAQTHRSCQLSWTTLAAIGYVESRHGTTGGVTLLPSGLTSKEIRGDALDGQGGRSRILDTDQGQLDGDRVYDRAIGPMQFIPGTWQEIGADADNDGVKNPHDIDDAALAAGEYLCKGGRNMTIPGDWWGAILSYNDVRRYAQDVFTKADEYGRRSGT; translated from the coding sequence ATGGGTGATACTCGACGGGTGGTGGACGGCGAACGGCGGAACACGGCCCGGCCCCTGCGACCCGCCGCGCCGCCAGACGGCGGCGCCGGGCCGGTCCCTCGCCCCCGCCGTGCCTCGTCCGGCTCCTCCGTTCCCGAGAAGACTCCCTCCACAGCGGAGTCCACTCCCGCGGGCAAGTCGATGTCCGCTTCCAGGCCGGCGTCCAGCGAAAAGTCGGCGTCCACGACCACGTCGACATCCGCGACGGAGCAGGCGTCCACGACCGAGCCGGCGTCGTCCACGGCCGAGCCGGCATCCACGAGCGAGCCGGCGTCGTCCACGGCCGAGCCGGCATCGGCGGGCGAGTCGGCCGGTGCCGGGCAGCCCGGCGTCGGTGGCCGGCGGCGGCGGATGCCCTTCGCCCACGCGGGCCCGGTGCGACCCCGGCAGCTCGCCGTGGGCGCCGCCCGGGCCACCCGGGACTGGTCCCGCCGGCCGAGCGGGCGCACCACCCTGCCGGCCATGTTCCTGCTCGCCCTGGTCGGGGCCGCCACCGCGGCCGGCGCGGTGCTGGTGCCGGCCGCCGTCCGCAAGCCGGAGCCGGTCGCCGTGGAGGCCACCTCGGCCGCACCGGTCTTCGGCGTGCCGCAGACCGCCCCGGCGCCGGGGCTGACCGGCGCGCCCGTGCTCCCCGGGCCGACCGGCCCGCCGGGCGGCCTCGGGCCGTCCGGCACACCGCTGCCCGGTGGCGTGACCACCGCCCCGGCGCTGCCGACCGGCCGCCCGGCCGACGCGCTGGCGGGTTGGGCCCAGCGGGTCAGCGGCACCACCGACGTCCCGGCGGTGGCGTTGCAGGCCTACGGCTACGCCGAGCTGGTGCTCGCCCAGACCCACCGCAGCTGCCAGTTGAGCTGGACCACGCTCGCCGCGATCGGCTATGTGGAGTCCCGGCACGGCACCACCGGCGGGGTCACGCTGCTGCCCAGCGGCCTGACCTCCAAGGAGATCCGGGGCGACGCGCTCGACGGGCAGGGCGGCCGGTCCCGGATCCTCGACACCGACCAGGGGCAGCTCGACGGCGACCGGGTCTACGACCGGGCGATCGGCCCGATGCAGTTCATCCCGGGCACCTGGCAGGAGATCGGCGCGGACGCCGACAACGACGGCGTGAAGAACCCGCACGACATCGACGATGCCGCGCTGGCCGCCGGCGAATACCTGTGCAAGGGCGGCCGGAACATGACCATCCCGGGTGACTGGTGGGGCGCGATCCTGTCCTACAACGATGTGCGGCGCTACGCCCAGGACGTCTTCACCAAGGCCGACGAGTACGGGCGGCGCAGCGGCACGTGA
- a CDS encoding FmdB family zinc ribbon protein, protein MPRYEFRCRACGDTFEVNRPMAEAGRPATCPQGHADTVKLLSTVAFTGRGGSGPVGGAPAPGGGGGCCGGACGC, encoded by the coding sequence ATGCCCCGGTACGAGTTCCGCTGCCGCGCCTGCGGCGACACCTTCGAGGTCAACCGTCCGATGGCCGAGGCCGGCCGGCCCGCCACCTGCCCCCAGGGCCACGCGGACACCGTGAAGCTGCTGTCCACCGTCGCCTTCACCGGTCGCGGCGGGTCGGGCCCGGTGGGCGGGGCCCCCGCGCCCGGCGGCGGTGGCGGCTGCTGCGGCGGCGCCTGCGGTTGCTGA